A stretch of the Papio anubis isolate 15944 unplaced genomic scaffold, Panubis1.0 scaffold278, whole genome shotgun sequence genome encodes the following:
- the LOC110741523 gene encoding uncharacterized protein LOC110741523 has product MHGGCLCWARTWACLQKGFSKATSLNQGPLLLSPNTLPQVEVQKVQDTVKNQMLIIAADSEKHQGRVAFLSIRLAHPTPGPGSPAPCIGLQGLLRTWSGWCGTRQAGIGCLRGLRAVTVGLLEWSSQTPLYTPHNIQKLIQPMRGEVNTRFSEIIQEVEQLQMQILGFVEKEEAAALGILSSSIQQSHNRFLKLEGDTLLINQSDRQLLQARSHPSASGSGPITTSTLPPPTNTSDLGQMWWLMPVILTL; this is encoded by the coding sequence ATGCATGGGGGATGTCTCTGCTGGGCTCGGACATGGGCCTGTTTGCAGAAGGGCTTCTCCAAGGCCACTTCTCTGAATCAGGGgccccttctcctctctcccaACACTCTACCCCAGGTAGAGGTTCAAAAGGTCCAGGACACTGTGAAGAACCAGATGCTGATCATCGCCGCTGACAGTGAAAAGCACCAGGGCCGGGTGGCCTTTCTCTCGATAAGGctggcccaccccaccccaggcccagGCTCCCCAGCGCCCTGCATCGGGCTGCAGGGACTTCTCAGGACTTGGAGTGGATGGTGTGGGACCAGGCAGGCAGGGATAGGATGCCTACGTGGGCTCCGGGCTGTGACAGTCGGGTTGCTGGAGTGGAGCTCACAGACGCCTCTCTACACACCCCACAACATCCAGAAACTGATCCAGCCAATGCGAGGTGAGGTGAACACCCGCTTCTCAGAGATCATCCAGGAGGTCGAACAGCTGCAGATGCAGATCTTGGGTTTCGTGGAGAAAGAGGAAGCGGCCGCCCTGGGGATACTGAGCAGCTCTATTCAGCAGAGCCACAACCGGTTCCTGAAGCTGGAGGGAGACACCCTGCTCATCAACCAAAGTGACCGGCAACTTCTGCAGGCAAGGTCCCACCCCTCTGCCTCTGGCTCAGGCCCCATCACAACTTCCACTCTCCCTCCACCCACAAACACGTCAGATCtcggtcagatgtggtggctcatgcctgtaatcctaacactttga
- the LOC110741524 gene encoding tripartite motif-containing protein 65-like: MLNLGILLEPLTGGGPFLGFKQWPQVLCSRGLSEGHHYWEVEVSNSWVCLGVTYRRSSPLGGRPRRSVVYLLSRNPYSWCLEWDSLKLLVWHDNAQTVLHGAYHRTLGVALDCGAGCLSYGLAGGASLFYHFLTAFLEPLYPAVMVSSGASATLKRRPETKPPVAAPHK, encoded by the coding sequence ATGCTGAACCTGGGGATCCTCCTGGAGCCCCTGACAGGGGGCGGCCCCTTCCTAGGCTTCAAGCAGTGGCCGCAGGTGCTGTGCTCCCGCGGCCTGTCCGAGGGCCACCActactgggaggtggaggtgtcCAATTCGTGGGTGTGCCTGGGAGTCACCTACCGCCGCAGCTCCCCGCTCGGCGGCCGCCCGCGCCGCAGCGTGGTCTACCTGCTGAGCCGCAACCCCTACTCGTGGTGCCTGGAGTGGGACTCGCTCAAGTTATTGGTGTGGCACGACAACGCGCAGACCGTGCTGCACGGCGCTTACCACCGCACGCTGGGCGTGGCGCTCGACTGCGGCGCCGGCTGCTTGTCCTACGGCCTGGCGGGTGGCGCCAGCCTCTTCTATCATTTCCTGACTGCCTTCCTTGAGCCGCTCTACCCCGCGGTCATGGTCAGCAGCGGCGCCTCGGCCACGCTCAAGCGGCGCCCGGAGACCAAGCCTCCCGTGGCAGCCCCCCATAAATAA